The DNA sequence CTGGTTCCCTGCCCAGTACTCCTGAACTTGTGAGGAAGGGGCCATTGTTGATAAAGGATCAGGAGCCATTCCTGGCACAGCATGGAGCTGAGTTGGGTGGGGAATGTCCCCTGAGAGTCCCTTCTTTGCCTTTGCAACctcttcccccaaagaaaaagaagcttcCTGACCAAGAACTGAAAGCCATAAAGATCCAGGCCTGGTGGCGGGGCACCCTGGTGCGCAGGACATTGCTGCACGCAGCACTCAGAGCGTTGATCATTCAGCGGTGGTGGAAGATGATACTGGTGAAACTGCTGGAACAGAGGAAACGAGCAGCCCTAGAGTTCTACGTGCGGCAAGAGTGGGCAGTGGTCAAGCTGCAGTCCTTGATCCGCATGAGGAGCATACGCCGGCGATACTGCCGTCTGCTCCAT is a window from the Suricata suricatta isolate VVHF042 unplaced genomic scaffold, meerkat_22Aug2017_6uvM2_HiC HiC_scaffold_15495, whole genome shotgun sequence genome containing:
- the LOC115284689 gene encoding IQ domain-containing protein F5-like — protein: HGAELGGECPLRVPSLPLQPLPPKKKKLPDQELKAIKIQAWWRGTLVRRTLLHAALRALIIQRWWKMILVKLLEQRKRAALEFYVRQEWAVVKLQSLIRMRSIRRRYCRLLHAARIIQVYWRWHNSHSRGSFQGSYDLTASHLGLELEIFLGSQICRITDCIPFPIKN